The Rhopalosiphum maidis isolate BTI-1 chromosome 2, ASM367621v3, whole genome shotgun sequence genome segment TaagacaacatttttatacactaaGAAATTTATTCTAACATTTAATAGATGTTGAACGTTAACCAATAgaaaatttattctaattaaatttatcaaatgacTTGGGAAACAGGAATTTATCACATATTAGATAATCTAAGGCAGATATAAAtctgaaaaactaaaaatatttgcttttaaaaaaataatcagattaaaaaaaaataattgcaaaagATAATtggttattagaaaatatcgtAAATGTAACTACTACTAAATCTTGAAAAAtggtgttatttttaaagtagtgtaaaataatatccaaaagtgaaattaaaattgtaatagtaaTGAATGTATGCATATGAGATGAGTGGAAATGgaactaatataattagatttacataaattttttgttgatgtcaaattcaaaaatagatAGGCTATTGGTAGAATCATAGAacgtttataaacaatttaagatatctgtaaataatattaagctgaattgtaatttttaaagtgcTTAGGAAAATAAagagtacttaaaaaaaatgataggacagtcttgatttttatttgtttgtaaagtaaccttaatttaaagaaaaaaaaatacaaaaataattcacttaattaattaaaatacaaagtaCTTAATTTTgagtgttaaaaaataaaaattaatccaaCGATTTAAAACTGgaggaatattataataaattaaataaatatatagattccAAATTATTGCTTGACATTTGAGGATTCTTCAAGTTTAGGAACCTTATTTGGAGCTGCATCTGCTGTTTCTTCCTGTTTAGGTCTTTTGCGTACCAAATGACTGATATTGGATGCCTGTTTGATTGTTGATGATGTTTCACCATTTGTTGTAGCCAAGTTGGAAGCACCTACAGCAGCTAACAATGCACTTACAGCAGCCTTTTTACGTTCTTTGATATCTACaattttttcttgtatttCGGGAATAATAGATTTAACTTCAGCAATTTCTGCTTTGATTATGTCACTGtcattgttcatattttccaaagttttaattttatgatttaaaacggTTACAGCTTCAGATAACAACTCAATTGCTTGTTCACCACTTCCACCTAACTCCTGTGCTATACCCAATTGAAATAAAGTCTCAGCAATGATACGACTGTCCTCTGGTAATAATaacctataaaaatgtaacttattattttatctttctaataatttttaaaaacaactcaCCTTCGGATTTCCAAGGACTCCGTCATGTCTTGAATAGCTGTATCAAATTTTTCATCTTCAATGCTTACTTCTCCACATTTCATTAATACTTCAGCAAGTTTAAGTTTTGATTCTTCTGtatctttgtttttataaatcactTTTGCCAAATCAAGCATTTCCCAAGCAATCTGTAAATCATTAACATCATCTTCTCCAACATCTTCTTCATCTGGTTTTTCTCCTTCATCGACAgacaaattttctttttcaatgGACTGTTCTTCTCCAACTTCATTTTCTTTTACATCAACCAATGTTTCCTCaggtaaattttcttttttttcagttGATTTGTTGTCATCAACATTGTCCGTTTCTTCTTTTTCTACTTCATTAATGACATCAGTTATAGAAACTTTATTATCCTCGTTTGTCACATTATTTGAATCCATTTCTTCAGTTGAAGTTTCATCGTCATTTTCTTCCTCGTCTTTTTCTTCTAGTCCAACAGGACTTATTTGATTCTTACTAAGTTCAAGAAGGGCACATCCATAATTGAAATAAGCTTCTGCACATTTTTCATCCAATTCACTATATATGGTTCCAAATAAACTGCACGCTTCGCTTAAAACATCAACAGCTACTTGgaaatctttaattattaaatgacgTTTTCCATCAGTTAAAAGTTGTTCAGCACGCTTTTTTTGCAACTCAATATCTTCAGCAGTAGGTTCTTCGTTTTCTTTGTTTTCACTTTCAGATAATTCTTCTTCATTGATTTTAGATTCTTCTGATTTATCAATTGTTTGAATTTCATCAGTTTTGGTTTCTTGCGAACCATTTTCTTTTGTCTCCGTTTTTGTAtcgattttttcaataatatcttTCTCTTCAACACCAATCTCAGCTTCTTTCTGTACTACTTCAGAAGgcattttaatctaaaaaaaaaaaaaaaaaatgtgcttagtaatctgttaaaatattattctataatttcataatcattaatcaatataGATATgacaagttatttttataataattgtaataatatatttattttgaaggaTAAATAACctacctaaaattatttaatatatttaataacagctaacgtaatttaatacttttacagCCATTTATAATTCGCTTAAATTTAAGCtcgttaatttattacaaatcttaaaagtatttagaactgtattatgatttatatacattaattaattatataaaatataagttaagtGATATTCTGAGGTAAGATTATATAGTTACTCagtttataaaactttaatctAACGTACACGGTGtaccttaaaaatgttttgaccaataaatacatttttattgtatacatttttttttatgttggcTATACTTGTAGTCGAAAATGTTTATTAGAGCTTGGCGCCCTTTATACCCCAGTTCCAGATATTATAGATCGGGTCAAACGTGCTTTCACGCACACTGGAGTCTAACAGTCTACTCagcatttagttattattgcttaGTTCGtgcattatatagttttaaaatcctTTTCAGGAgcgcaatttaatttaaaatttggattGATACAGATAAACCTACGtccaatgtattaataataacgaaattatattaattggtaAGGCCacgtttttcataaatattattaatttcattcaaAAGACCgctagaaaacaataaaaacgatatttaatATCGAACATTCAAAcctcataaattaaaatacaaactcaCATTTAAGGTATATGCGtacatgttatttataaatatatttattttaacacattcATTATTTACAAGCTTTTAAAGTTATACAAAAATCTGGCATTCGCGCATATAATCGAGTAagcattcaattatttatacgacAGAATTACTTACATTAAGTTCAGATACTTAtcataacaacattttatattattaacgtatattttaagaatgaaAAAAGTGAACAGTAAAATCTATGATTatctatattacaattttaatctaatctTAGTAGACCTACGGTTtgtaagtttaattaattgagGGATAATATGGAGCtggcacatattttttttttttttaattatttcacggGAAGTGGAAATTACAATACCGAACTAAActctatttaagtataatggtatataatatatcatatttacctattaagaaatgttttagtaatgaaacaaatattattaaacagtaattttttcaaaataatatatcctacagcacgaataatatatatttaaaaatgtacaaatcgTTAATAAATGATGAAGTAAAGAAACGAACCTATAGTGGTGCTCTActtgtaattgtatattatatacaatataataataaagatgttTAACAATGTGATAGAACATGATAAGTCGCTTgtgataagttttaaaataaaaatacatgtcaCGTGtctgtacttaatatttaagcagatatattaacatattatagtactcTATATTTAGCTCATATAGCCTAacctaacatttaaaataatatataggttagaGAAAcaatctttatatttatttaaaggcaAAATACAAGTACTTTacgtaaaattgaattaatttcttGATTAttcggttattttttttttttgatttgctAGGCAGTCCTTAAATTAACATGTTCCTGCAGGCCATAATAAAATTCACGATAATGTAAATCAcacaaaaaattacttttaataggtttatttgtatttaaataccattCAAGttcgttattttaaacaataattttataaaatcaattaagatATGATACATTGCTACaaaatgtagttttaaaagtataaaatacggATATCGTACTGATACATAAaggtagttttaaaaatatagaatatggaTACTGTGACGGTTCATTATTGGCCAACAGAAGCACAAGGATGCTTATCTGTACAACCAGTCACACTTTTCCTCACAATCACGCTCATACTTTCATCGTGTACAACATTTATGTTATGCACATCAATTTGGACTAACCACTGGGAAAATATGGAATGGGATTTTCAAGAGGCAAGTTTTCAAGAATTTAatgttaactaatttaatttactcgaaatataatataaatttatttttaggcaaTATCAGTGttgaaaacacaaaataaatcgTCTAAATGGTTTAATAATGTCAATACCGAATGGCTAGTAAATGgaaacacattaaaaataacaattaatgcgACAAAGCCATCTCCGGTAAATAATGGAGATGCCTTATTAGTTTTGGCTACAGCAAATCAATATCATCAAACGGATTTGTACGACATACACTCACTATTACATCTAACGGAAGAAACAACTACAGTTATACTTGCGCCAATGTATGGTGGAATTTGGACTTTATGTATTTCTCTAACAGGTACTTTGCCTAATAATCAGAGTATAACACACGTATACATTGaaactattaaaacaaatttgaaaagAAATGAAGGATAGGACAAGATAGCGCCACTTAATGGatttataaacaacaatactcctttttattattttctaacaaGATCTCTGGGTTTTGcagtttttaaacaatttatattgattacttGTTAAACCGTAAGAAATACAATTAAgagtattaatgaaataaaaccgCAGGGGccaattttagtattattttgagCTAATTCTCTTAATTGtgctataatatatgatagcTAAATTATACTTGCAGTACCAAAATGACAAATTGATATTCAACGAATGTTTTAAGTCAAGTTAAGtctctttttaattttgataatcaaatgaaattaaaagcgcaaatttcaaaaaaaaaaattatgtttttcttttttctaataaaaaataatagtcacAATGCAACATCAACACATAATtcactttaattaaaatctaaaataaattcgttaacatcgtataatattaatattttttcgggtacaataattaaaatatttaacgctAGTCAAAGTATAGATAGATTGCAAGGTCACGGAATGTCGTGCAATAGCAGTTGTagcacaaataaatatacatcataatttataacatattatattgtaaccaATTCTtcttatattgattaatatataattaatttcttatattgTTAACTAAGGTCATAGGCGTGCGCACGGGTGCAGCGAATACTGCTATCGCTGCACctgacaatttattttggatttaGTGGGctagtagatatttatttgaaaggtatacatagaattaataattttaaacacattgagtttattatttatttttattttacgtatcTAACTTCTAAGAGTTCCAATATTATGAGTaatgtaatacctattattaattactatatgcttgtaaatattaatttattacctatgtgatgttaaatatatttataaaagaatagagtaatatattattaaattacataaaaatattattaatttttatttacaatttactatatttcttataactataataggcAGTCATAGAGTGATGAATTTATATGGGTGGGAGGGGGAATATCCTATAATGATTTGGGTACACAAGTGATTAtatgaacttataaaatattaaatttttacacagTGGGGCTAAACAGAATTCAAGGGGGAGGCTATATAAAGAGAATAAGTGGGCTGCTTACTGTTCTTTAGGAccggttaaaaatgtatgctgCACCAGACACAAAATCCTGCACACGCCTATGACTAAGGTACCAAGCACTCAAATCATAAAAACTTCCgtaaatatattgcaatataataatacaacgatatattattatgtacctcaACTATtcaatctaattttaaaatattcatctaaatttttatgagaatttagaattaacaattttgtcaataattaGAAGATCAGTTGGTACAACTGTATCAAGAATCGAACAATAAAAAGGGATCGGTGTTACCCaaatgtgtaaattatttagcggAAGAACCTCCAgaagaagaatattttaaaccagACTGGCATCATAGTAAGTAACAAtacctttaatttttttaagtgtatcaaatatacaaaattatttttgttttcaagctaaataaaataaataaaaagttaaatttatagtaaaattaatagttttaaaattcatactttttgtattatatacatatgtataaatataaaaatcgttacatgaaaaaaaaatagtgaagtAAATAAGTCACGCAACTATTAAGTTTACTCAGGTATAccgtatacctaaataaatatatatacacatttaaattatgtgtttgttaataaatatcatgctTTAATTGGTACAACAGAATAGTCcatgcatattaattattcacgcaaaaaaatacaaacatacatacacagattaaataatattttattacttgaatttcaataaatactctgagttatgtacatatttttaattaaaaaaaggtacaaatttaaaacaatgatatatatatataaaaacctaGCATTTCACTATTTAAGATTCTCGGAGATAGGATTTTGAAGacttagatttaattatttttgtgttcatACATAATGCTAATCAAGTTACAATGTAggtcaattatataataatttggaatttcaaaatatgacaattttattaagaacttttttttattaattttataaaaaaatcaataattgaaattaaagaactaagataaatataatttaagctatctaataaaaaatagtctaTGTAAACACAGAAAACACGATTAATGCgctcatacatttttagattttacaatgatgtgtttgTGTACACAatagtagttattaaaatacttcgaTCTTCAAATTATGATTTCTGATAGAAAATTGGATGTAGTTTATACATCGGAGAggtcaaaactaaaaattcccaatagttttcaaaataattggagaatgaacaaaatattaaataaaaatgggaATTTTCAAGAAGACCCACTTTTGACGAAatcaattgattttgttttttgagtGAAAAACTCAAAGAAACTTAGgaacttgaaattttaacaaatgttattaatgttagCGTTTCTTACAcattgtaaaattttcaaaatattttgaccttttctatttaaactatttagttttcaattttcatctttttcttctataaataacgataataattattcactgatcaaaatgtaatacaatatcccacataagttgttcttatatccgtgtaaaaatatcaaacataacacataatacataggcaaatttttttatattatatgcaatacGATGTTATTCACAAATAGTTCATACTGGAACTAAAAATGAGCAAATGTTAATTCGTCTAAAAGCACTTagctaccatattatattccgtattacatttacataaaatgtaaattccaCTAGAAACATTTCggtactataatacatttatattaattcctcgaaaaaaatttcttaatagagacaatttaaatttattcatatattatattttaaaaaattcatacacttattaattaatcgaCATGCTCATTTGatgattttataacttttgtcgccaaattaaattaaattttatggtttGACTACCTATAATTGTCATTATATGATGTAATGAAGTTGgtatttaattcaaacaaaacaaattgttaCTCACTTAGAAAAGGTTGAAAAATACttgtgattaaaattaaattatagacgATTGTCATTATTGCAGGCATAGAGGTGCATAATTGAGAGACTTGTGCTCCAAATTGATAAAGAAATTGTGTGTGTGAAGTGGATGCATTACTGTTTTAGcttgatatatttaaacccAAAATGTTGTACAACACAACCAAACAATGATCACCCagataaattttatgattgggcaataaaaaaaatatgtagacaTTAACAAACAAGACATTTTTCTACCTAAAGTATGGACAGAAACTTCTTGCAAATAgacaaatgttaaaaaaaaagattataaattataatttgtaatattatttcattaatgaaaaacaaaatattatctattattatctaataaagattgttatgaaatattttatgaagtacttattatattatgtttaaggaATGCAAAATGTGTCAATATCATGTGC includes the following:
- the LOC113555186 gene encoding protein HGV2-like; the protein is MPSEVVQKEAEIGVEEKDIIEKIDTKTETKENGSQETKTDEIQTIDKSEESKINEEELSESENKENEEPTAEDIELQKKRAEQLLTDGKRHLIIKDFQVAVDVLSEACSLFGTIYSELDEKCAEAYFNYGCALLELSKNQISPVGLEEKDEEENDDETSTEEMDSNNVTNEDNKVSITDVINEVEKEETDNVDDNKSTEKKENLPEETLVDVKENEVGEEQSIEKENLSVDEGEKPDEEDVGEDDVNDLQIAWEMLDLAKVIYKNKDTEESKLKLAEVLMKCGEVSIEDEKFDTAIQDMTESLEIRRLLLPEDSRIIAETLFQLGIAQELGGSGEQAIELLSEAVTVLNHKIKTLENMNNDSDIIKAEIAEVKSIIPEIQEKIVDIKERKKAAVSALLAAVGASNLATTNGETSSTIKQASNISHLVRKRPKQEETADAAPNKVPKLEESSNVKQ
- the LOC113555187 gene encoding uncharacterized protein LOC113555187 isoform X1; translated protein: MDTVTVHYWPTEAQGCLSVQPVTLFLTITLILSSCTTFMLCTSIWTNHWENMEWDFQEAISVLKTQNKSSKWFNNVNTEWLVNGNTLKITINATKPSPVNNGDALLVLATANQYHQTDLYDIHSLLHLTEETTTVILAPMYGGIWTLCISLTEDQLVQLYQESNNKKGSVLPKCVNYLAEEPPEEEYFKPDWHHRMQNVSISCALVCIIIVISASLIGLFSIFRHQISAMLITAVMYLLAATFGLFTLGIMHNKHHSRKTHSQNNCNQSLALIDGMINASGNMCQTIHFWEQLLTARIYSLGWSVNIGWVAVILCILTSCLWIILSKIMRSTIK
- the LOC113555187 gene encoding uncharacterized protein LOC113555187 isoform X2; this translates as MLCTSIWTNHWENMEWDFQEAISVLKTQNKSSKWFNNVNTEWLVNGNTLKITINATKPSPVNNGDALLVLATANQYHQTDLYDIHSLLHLTEETTTVILAPMYGGIWTLCISLTEDQLVQLYQESNNKKGSVLPKCVNYLAEEPPEEEYFKPDWHHRMQNVSISCALVCIIIVISASLIGLFSIFRHQISAMLITAVMYLLAATFGLFTLGIMHNKHHSRKTHSQNNCNQSLALIDGMINASGNMCQTIHFWEQLLTARIYSLGWSVNIGWVAVILCILTSCLWIILSKIMRSTIK